In Oryza sativa Japonica Group chromosome 1, ASM3414082v1, the genomic stretch CCCTTATCCAACCAGCCTTGAGATTGATAACCCTCAAAGCAAAtagcaaacaaacaaaaaggcCTAAATGCCGCTACAAGGCACACAATTTAAACCCTGAAGCATTGCATACCTTACCCTATAAAATTAGAGCAACAAATTTCTTGCACCCTTAACATTTCTAATCATGATAAGCCAATGCTTTATCTTATCCATAATGTACCACTCATACCAAAGCTACAAAacccttgaaaaaaaaatctttagagACGGAGACAGCGAaagcgaggaggaagagagggactcAAAACTGGATACCCTCAAAACACAAAGCCCAAATGCTCAATAGAtgagagaatatgagatatAGATAGGTACGCATAGAAGCCGAAGGCCAAACcgctccttttgttttttttttctttttttcttcttttcttttctcttcctcttGCTTGCTTCGTCTACTTCCCAACTCCTCCACGAagcaaaaaggaaaagaaaaaaaaaaaactaatccgAGCGAAGCGTGTGTACGCACGCAGCAGCGCCTCGCCCGTACGgccatggccgcctcctcctcctcctcctccccttcctccctccgcctcctctcaAACCCTAGGTAGCACGAGAGTCCCCCACTCCCAGCCCCGCCGCGCCGATCTGTGCTCCCTCCCGCCGCTAGATTTCCGGTGGAAAAGCGCGTGTTTTTAgcccttcccccccccccccccctctccggTTTTGCTCTCTGTGGACGCTTCCCGGCTCTGCTGGTTTTTTCCTCTGGGGAAGGAGCTGATGGAGCCACGGGTTGGGAACAAGTTCCGGCTCGGTCGCAAGATCGGGAGCGGCTCCTTCGGGGAGATCTATCTCGGTGCGGGGCTTCTCTTGCGCAAAAGTTTGGGTTATTTTTTGGGGGGTTGGTTTTTTGGTGCTTGATCGGTTTCTGGTGTTGCTGTACTGAGTTGTGGGTTGTTTGTTCATGCAGGAACTAATATCCAGACGAACGAGGAGGTCGCGATTAAGCTGGTCTGTGCTCTTCTGCTGGGGATTAGCTGCTTAGatctttgttaaaaaaatatattcttgATATGCTGCTTTCTGATGCTTCGAAGCAGTGGTTCTGCTGTTTTAGCCTGCTGTTTGTGCTTATCCGATGTTTTGGCCACTGCAACTGCTGTTGTTCCAGCTCCTGTCAGCTCGTGTTTTTGTATCTATAGCATAGTTAGTACTATTATGCCGCTTTCCTCGAAACAATTCAAACTTTTCAGTTGGATTTCTATTCAGTTCCTCATCCCTTAGCAGCTCTAGTACCTACTAGTAGGTGAATCCTTTGGTAGTTTGGTGTAGTCACTTCATTAAATTGGCATGTCTTGATGCGCCCACCTAATATTGGTAAACCGGTGACTGATAAAGTGATATTCAGCTATTAGTAGAATACTGCTTGATACTCGATAGCTAAAATGAGCAAACAGAGAAATGAGGACCAGTAGCATGATTTCCACCAGTAGAGTGCTAATATTTGTAGTGATGAAATGATGAGAAATAGATCGGCCTTGTCACATGATATTAATATCCATATAGCTTGTTGCCTTTTATATTATTAATTTGAGAATGCAAGGTAATTTATCTTAGTTGCTACTTGCTACCATTGTTTCAAAGAAGTTTGCATGTGATTGCTTTGTTTCTTATACAGGAAAACGTGAAGACAAAGCATCCCCAGTTGCTCTACGAGTCTAAGATTTACAGGATTTTGCAAGGAGGAAGTACGGAAGCTCTACATTGTGCATTTGTATACTGTTTTAATGCTTAAAAGAGACTATGTGGTTTGACTATCTTTATTCTTGCAGCCGGAATTCCAAATGTCAGATGGTTTGGTGTAGAAGGAGACTACAATGTCTTGGTTATGGATTTGCTGGGTCCAAGCCTTGAGGACCTATTTAATTTTTGCAGcagaaaattatctcttaagaCTGTACTTATGCTCGCTGATCAGATGGTATGCCTACTCTTAACCACTAAGTAGTTATACATTAATACCTTTTACATAGCAAAGAATCAACTGTAGATCTGTCTCAGTTACTAACTTTCATCGTGGCCTATAGTTCTGCCCCTGCTACCCACACCAACGTTTTCTTTGTGCAGACACATTCTTACATGTTGACATTTAAATTCTGTTTCTCTCTTTGTGTTTTAGTTCCATGTTTGTTCTTACATGATTATCTTTAAGTGATCTCGGTCCCTCTCTTGTAGATAAACCGAGTGGAATTTGTCCATTCCAAATCTTTTCTCCATCGAGACATTAAGCCAGACAATTTTCTTATGGGTCTTGGTAGGCGAGCTAATCAGGTGGGTAAATTGCAGCTTTCACTTGACACTTCAGTTCTTGATGATCAAATTTTGCTGGGTTGTTTAACCACTTTCTTCATCAATCTGTCTCTTATTTCAGGTCTACATAATAGACTTCGGTCTCGCTAAAAAGTACAGGGATACCTCCACTCATCAGCACATCCCATATAGGTACAATGAAAAGGGCAATTGCTCTGCATTCATGATTAATTTATACTTTTCTAATTACAATAGCATAAGTTATCTGAGTTAATTACAGTTGCTCAGCATTCACTACTATAGTCTGGACCAAGTCTGAGTTAATTTATGCTTTTCTAATTACAATAGCATAAGCTCTACCTGGTAAATACTATACCAAATTAAGCCATTTTGATAGTGACCTCAGTAGATCCTCACAGGCCCACAGAGTCTAGTGGGAGAACAAGAGAGCATAAAAGGGCATTGCACATAAAAGGGTCAATTTTGTCAAGGTTCTGACTTGCTAATTAATGCTGCAGGGAGAACAAAAACTTGACTGGGACAGCAAGATATGCAAGTGTGAACACCCATCTCGGAATTGGTGAGATTTGGCACCAACCAGttcatgattttcttttttaccatTATGGCTCTTGCCTGTCTATACTCCATACTTCAATCTGTTGTCAAGTGGACTTCAATCTGTTGTCAAGTGGAGCACTTTCACATCGTCGCGCTGCACATAGGTCTGACTAAATTTTTTGTTCCTTTTGTATGGCCAGAACAAAGCCGAAGAGATGACTTGGAATCTCTTGGATATGTACTTATGTACTTTTTAAGGGGGAGGTGGGTTTTATTGGTTTACCCATTTGTGTACCCTTTTATGTACAATGCATCAATCTTTACATTGTTTTCTCTTCAGTCTTCCTTGGCAGGGTCTGAAAGCAGGAACAAAGAAACAAAAGTATGAGAAAATCAGTGAGAAAAAAGTTGCAACATCAATTGAGGTACTATATTTGTCACATATGTACTGTAAGCCAGTGCTTCCTTTCAATTCTGTTGGCTCTAATGTTCTTCTATTTCAGGCTCTATGCCGAGGCTATCCTACTGAGTTTGCATCATATTTCCACTATTGCCGCTCACTGCGGTTTGATGACAAGCCTGATTATTCCTACCTTAAGCGACTTTTCCGTGACCTTTTTATCCGGGAAGGTTAGTTTTGATGTCATGCTTGAAGTGGTCCAGAGCAGGCACATTATTTTCCCTGTTacactttaaaaaaaaacccaagaaacATTGATTTCCTCCTCCATATAACTGTAAAAGGCTTATTCTACTCAAAATATCCAAGCATCTAGTTAATTATTGTTATTCTGCTTTGCAGGTTTTCAGTTTGACTATGTGTTTGACTGGACAATACTGAAGTACCAGCAATCTCAAATTGCTAGTGCTCCACCCCGTGCAGTGGTAAGTCTCTGCCTTAACAGTCAACACCCCCACAATAAATGCATATTCTATGTAGACATCTGTTGGGGAAGTTTTGATTAGTAGCCTATGTTGCAGGGCCATGGTGCAGGACCTTCTGGGTTAGCACCACCAGCATTGCAAAACGACAGGCAGTCAGGTAATTATCTAGAGAAAATTCCCAGATCGTCCTTTTCTCTTGCAAGTGATTCTGGGTGATTTGCATTATTGTATGTTAGAACACCTTATTCACTGTAAGGTTCATTTGGTTTTGTGATAGCATGACAAAAACTAGAgaggacaagtttgttgtgttTGCACACAAATAATGAGTTTGTTTTCTCATTCATTTGTTATTTTAGGTGTTGATGAAGGAAGGACTAGTGGTTGGTCATCAATGGATCGGCGCCGTGCCCCACCCCCTATTGCAAGTGTTGGGACTTTGGCTAAACAGAAGGCACCTGTGGGAAATGATGCTTCTTTTTCTAAAGAGCCCGTGGTGAGTTAGTGAGTTTTGTTCATATTTTTCTTTGTGTGGATCATAAGAATTGGCAAGGTGATTGCAAAATAATTCGATAGATGCTAGTCAGTATTTTTCTGTTCATACACCACTGCTGCCCTCCTTTTTTTATGGGTGGTTTTTCTGTAGCCTAATAAACTTTGTTGTGTCTCTTCAACAATTGACATTATAGCTCTGGCTGTTGCTATTTTCTGTATTGATTCAAAGCATTAGCTGGAATTCTTTAGTCTAACGATTGAAAATCATTAATTTTACTTCCAGTTTGTTACTTATTGGCTGTTTTACTATTTAGATATCTGCCTCGAATTTTTTGGGACGATCTAGTGGATCTTCAAGGAGGCCTGCTGTTTCAAGTAGCCGAGATGTGATGCCTATTGATACTTCTGAACCATCTCGAACTCGTGCCACTGATGCAAGCCCTGGGGCATTTCGGAGAACCTCTGGTCCCCAGAAAAGCTCACCAGTCAATTCGGCAGAACCAAAGCATTCATCTTCTGCCCGACACTCATCTAACGTTAAGAATTACGAGTCTGCCCTCAAAGGTATTGAAGGTCTTAATTTTGACGGGGATGAGAGGGTTCAGTACTAGCAATGAAGGAACATCTACATGTGCTCTGTAAAAATCATAATCTGTAGATGAGCACAGCATCTCCTGTTGAGTTTTGTATCACAGGATATGTTAGGAGGATGTGAAGTGCTTTTGCCAGATGATGGTCCTCTGGACACGGTAAATAAGCGGTCAGCCTGAGGTGCCTGAAATTTAGCTCTTATAATTAATGTGACGGTTCTGTAAATGTCTTTATTATTCGTTTGCTGGGGCCTCTCTAGTTCATTGGTCAGCTGTATCCCCATTTCTATTCCTTCCAGTACCATGTCCAGATACTATGTCTCGGTATAGCCAAGTGCCCAAGTGCAACTGGTCAAACTTGTATTTGGAAACTGGTGAACTCGAAAATGTAGAATGTTTCATCAGATCATTGATTGACCTGAAGATACTTCTGACTAATGTTCTTTTGAAATATTCTGGATGTAGTGTATCATTGGGATGAGACGCTGTTTGTCGCCATTAAAATCCAAAGATAGGAACCACCCAAATTTTCATGCTGCTTCCCTATCTGGTATAACTGATGTAAGTAGCTTGCACTAAAACAGTGGCAACTGAGCCATGAATCTGTTCAGTTTTGAAGGGAAAGACAACACTctgataaagataaagatgaaaaaaagttattagcatataattaattaatttttaattactataaactcgaaaaatggatttatctgaaatttttatataaaaagttttcatatgaaatagtatacgtttagcagtttgaaaagcatgagAATGAAAATCAAGAGAATTTATACCTTAATCAGGTAAGGACGAACCAAAATGGTATATTTTCTTCTGTACAGCCAATACAGCATTGCAGCCGTCCATGTAAAGCAGGTAAAATGTAACCATCGGCGGTCTCTCTCTTTGTTGGGAAAGAGCTCATGGGACTATGTATTCGTGCCACGTCAGTTCCCTAGCATCAATTCCACTCTACAGTCTACAGATTACAGCCATGTTTTGTCAAGATTCATATGTACACTGCACAATGTTGGCTAGGTTCATCTCACCTGTAGCGGGTGGTTATCAAGTCATTATTTATATGCATCTTGTACCCTCAAGCCTCAAAAACATGGTCACTCTCAAAAGATGGCCAACCAAACACAGCGGGATGGGATTGTTGGGGTTGGGGGTAGGGCAATTTATTTACCTATTTTTTGCTAGGAAAATGCAACTTGTTTTGTTTTACTGCAACTGAATGCAAAGGCTTCATGCAAGTCGTGCAGATGAACTGAAATATTTCATTTGATAAGCCTATGCATATAAGAAGTGTTCCCTTGCATTACATCTGCAGATTTACAAGACCCAATCGAATTTTGCATAGAATTTGCAAGGAGAAAACACACGGATTCTGTTGCTCAAATGCCTCTTAATTTATGTAAGGCAGGAAATATTATACGGACTATAACCATGCGTTCATTCCCCCACAGGAAAACCGAGGGTAGGTACATATTTTCTTATGCATCTTCTTCACCGGATGAAGTTGACTGGACAGGTAACACGATAAGGTAACCAAAATGGGAGATAAAAGGAGCAGCTGCAATTCTCCTTCAGGAACAATGTCACATTAGCAGATTATGCTACGATTCCTCTGGTGTCTTTCCATAACCAAGCTCTGACATCTCCCAGCTTGTACGTGGCGCTACCTCCTGGTGTGAACGAGTGTATTGCTGAACATGACGAAGACAAAATATCGTCAATACAATAAACAATGTTAAGTCGATCAAGTTAGGTATTTTTAAACTAAAAGACAAGGTATTAACCACAGATAAATGAGGTCAGTTTACCTCCATCTTTCTCAGCAGCTCATGCGCAGTCGGTGCCGAAACAATTATTTGTCTGCAATCGGCCTTAATAAATCCTTCTGCCGCACCCTTATCAAATAGCGCAAGCAACGGATCATAGTAACCGTCCACATTCAGCAACCCAACCTGTTGTAAGTCAATGATCAGTTCCTTTGATTATTTGTAGGAAAACTTGTTTGTCAATTGTCATAGCCAGCCTATGTACTTAAACTCACTGGTTTGTCATGAATTCCAAGTTGTGACCAAGTTATCATCTCTAACAACTCCTCCATTGTTCCATACCCTCCTATTGTCCACAAAAAAGTTGTCAGTAATTAAGCATGGTGGTTTGAAATATTAGCCCGTTCAAATAGTATCAAGAAAACATGTAGAACTGAGTGTAATACCAGGAAGAGCGATGAAGGCATCGGATTGGCGTGCCATCTCAGCTTTCCTCTCATGCATGTCAGACACAATTTTCACTTCTCCAACACTTGCACCTGATATCTACATTAGAGTTTTGGTGTGTCAAATGGTAACATAAGTAGGCCGTAATCTCGTAGTTTCAAGGATAAGTTTTTGAGACTACTCTTAATCTTTTGTGACTTGTCACTATTCTTCAAACATGGGCAAACAGTTACAGTACATGTCGTCAGAAAATTCTGGAGATATAACTTCACCTTGATAAAGGTCGAGAGAGCATCGTTTTGTTTACGTTTACCCTATCCATATGaccatgactacatatgttcaGTTTCTGAACTAAGATTTGCAATCATTCCAATGCCTATCGTCACCTGCCTACCAGAGCGATTACATTATTTGAATTACCTACTGCTTGTTACTTTTTTCTCACAACTTGTGCTGTCCTATTGGCAAGTTACAGATTCTATTATATCACATCCACCGAGTGGCAAAGTTTAAAAATGCCAAGTTGTACTGCCCAAAAGTCTAAACTGTTAGGCTGCAATTACACCACCTAAATTCTGCAATTATACCACCTAAATTCTAGTCCGAATTCCTTGTCTCCTTATTTCCTTAATGACCACTTATCTCTAAGCTGATAGGCAAAGGTGAATCAAGCTGGACTAACAGTCGTGTTGATTCTAGTGGCCACTGATATAAGAGCTGTATAGCTGATGCAATGCTCATGAAAACCTTGATACATCGATGGCATGGATTGAGATGACCCATCTGACAGCAAGCGTTCTAAGATGCTATCACTCCTTAATTTGTTTAAACGGGGAGATTTTCAGTCATTTTACATTCTATACGAGTACGTGATAGACCCTTGTGCCTAATAACCAATTAGCCAATTAGGTGCTGCTAGATTAGAAGGCATAGTGGAAAGTCGGCAATAAATACTTCTGAACAATGcacaaagaagaagagaagacaaAAAAGAATTGCATACCTCGGTGGGCATGAGTGCTTTTGGAATCACCCTGCAAAAGAATCAAGAAGAACAGCCACAAGTTTTTATTATAGATTAATCCACACTGTGCCATTGGTGAAGATGAACAGGGCATGGGCCGAAATTTCCAACCCGAGAACACCGCAGCCGCCATCAAGAACCGTCTGCGCGATCAAGCCCATCAACCCGACGCTGCCGCCACCGTAGACCAACTCGATCCCTCTCGACACCTGCGCAAGAATCAAACAACCCCCACAACAGAAATCAAACCATGAACTCCATAGCGAAATAATCAAAAAAACCCGAAAAACCCGGAGGGCGGCAACCCAAtccgggcggcgcgcggggcacAGCATTACCAGCTCCTGCCCGAGCTGGAGCGCCGCGTCGCCGAACACCGCGCGGTTGCCGGCGTTGCTGCCGCAGAAGACGCAGATCCTGCCGAACCTGCCGCGCGGCgcggccacggccgccgcggcggcgctgttGTCGCCCATGGCTTCCTGCCTGCCTTGGCCTCGCCGACGGATTGGGGAAGGcgatgggggaggagaggagaggaggaggtggccgggtTTGGCAGCTTCTCTTTTCTGTGCGCTGTGTTATCTTCTCTCGGAAAGTTGCGATCTTTGAGAGTTTCAAACGAAGGCGGCATTAAGGTTTCTGATGCGATtgcccctctttttttttttaatcccctGATTAATTTGGAGGGTCAAATGGACCAAATTGCACCAGGAGGTCCCCATGGCATTGGCATGGCAGCCAGCTTTTTCTTGCAGTTTGGCCCTTACCATTTGCACCATCTCCTGATGAACTCCTTTTGCCTTGGTAGTAGTAGACAGTAGTACTGCAGATACTGTACTAGATAGTAGATCATATTGGTGTTCTATTCTTCAGTGGAGTACAAAGTTATATGATatgccccgcaaaaaaaaaagttatatgatATGGTCTACCATATATCAAAACAATGCAGTGTCATCATGTTGTTATGTAATTGTTGGTTCTATAATTGGTGAGTTATGTATGCTATAGCTCTCTAACCGTGTTCAAAGGGAATCCAGAATGTTTTCCGTGTATAGAATCAGGACGGCAACAAGAACACCTAACAACCAGCCTAACACTGTATATTCAGTACATTCAGATTATCTTCCAGGAGATCATTGATGATGCCGTGAAAGCGATTATCTCCAACTGCTACTACGTGAGATCATACGCGGTAAACTTGGAGCTGGCAGTAATTCTGAACTTCTCGTCAACCTTTCATCATCTTACACCATCACGTTCTGCGTTGACCCTAGCAACAGCTCTCAGCCGCTCACGAGCACCTGCCCCCCTTATATTGTTCTGAGTCAAACAGCCTGAACAGAAAGAGAAACGGATTGGCTATAATTATGGCGAAATATCCTACAGTCGATTTTTTTCAGCTacttacacagtagttacacctcatttacactccacttacatatataattagtgtgtaatttttgaatttacatatgtaattttagaacttacatatgtaattttgagacttatattgtaaatacactaaaactatatatgtaatttagaaacttacaatgtaaatatataccgactattttttgataaaaaatatggcgccataaatatagctacacccaaGAGAAAAGACTCGGATCAATCAGCATGCAGCACGCGGCTCGGTGCCCGTTCCAATCGAAGCTCACGTAGTAGAACTTTGCCAATTGCCAGGAAGCTGATGAGATGACGGCCACAGCTACTCTCTTCTCCTTGCTGCTCAACCGTAGGATCAAGGTAACGAACGGCTTGGATCAAAGAACAATAGAACATCCATATTGACGGCCCTCATATTCgattatgcttatacttattagccaaaatttaaattttcaaccttaaatttgaagctcattttgaggttttttcatcgaagtttattttcaaccttacttttaaatcgctaagaacacgtatataaaaattttattcacaaattactattcgtttgcaaatatgccgtttcgctTGTTTcgtgaataagcgaaacgatggtcCGGAAGAGCATCAGCGTGATGCACTGTTCATCCTGTGCACAGTTTCCGTTCAGGAGCACGCCGGCAGCCGCCAACGTTGATAAGTACGGTTAACTTGAGCGGTGACGATGATATTGTACATTATCGTGTCGATGTCCAAAACGTCAAAACGATATGTTCCGATAGAAAACTGCTCCGACAGATACATCATCTTCTTTGTCGGAGCGATTTGTTTAGCCGGAGAATGTCCGAGCGATGCTGCAATGCTCCTTCCGGCGAGCAGAGCGCGAAAGCACGAGCCGGCATGCCCCCAACAGACTATGTACTTTTTATCTGCGATGGATTAGAGGGTTGCAGGCAGTTAGGGGCACCATCAGTGCTTTCTTTTTAGCCttagggaggggggggggggggggaaaattAGTCATTCTAGTGTGTTTGTTTAGTGTATAGGGATGATTGATTAGCGCGTAGATAGTTTAGTCAATAGGGATGGTAGGATCTAAAATCGAATACCTGTAGGCCGGAGATGTTACGTGACACATGGCGCACACATCTTCCAAATCGAATGCTGGTAGGATCTGAGACCAGATGGAagatgctactccctccgtcccacaatataagagattttaagttttttcttataatttttgaccactcgtcttatttaaatttttttacaaatataaaaaataaaaagttgtgcttaaagtactgtagataataaagtaagtcacaaataaaataaataataatttcaaaaaattttaaataagacgagcggtcaaacgttgcaagaaaaactcaaaatcccttatattataggaccgaGGGAGTATTTGTTTCTCCAGTGTCTCCGCTCTGATGATCCTGTAGTGGATCCGTGAGACAGGTGTCAACCTTTGGCAGCAAAATCATGGGCACCTCAAAATTAGATATTTGCAACTCcgtttcaggaaaaaaaaatcatagctagaagtcgattttcatttttggatggagggagtagttctgtCCTACTCAAAATATGTGAATTTTAATATTTACTACTCCAACCAATATTTAGCAGCAAGAAGTGACGAAATTTTGCCactattttgatatttttccaTTCTACTGATTTTTATGCTTTATTACTTGAAGAACATTTGCAAGGAAATCCATCtcttttttaaacattttcGTTACGACTTTATCAGTACCAAACAAAAATTGCAGGTGTAAAAACCTGTATCAGATGTCACCATGAAGGCCCATGGCGAAAGGCCTAAGAGGCCAGCAGCCCAGCACCAACACGAGCCCAACTCGAcgcctctcttctctttctaaagggaaaaaaaaaaaggagaagagctCGACTACTCCGCTCCGCCCGGCCACAGCCCAATTCACGCCACCCgctccgcctctcgccgcctcgaccgcggccggcggccaccgcTCCGGAGGAGGGTGGGCAAGATGATCGGCGTCGGGAAGGCGAAGCAGTACGCCAACGTGCTCGACAAGCCCCTCAGCCGCGGCAGGCAGGAGGTACTCACTGGCTCGCCTTCCCTCCCCACACACACCTCCAGCCTCTCTCAGATCTGTGCACGCACGGGCCCCGATCCGTGCTAGAGGTTTAGATCTCGCTATGGGTGTTAGGAAGGGAGTAGGTTTAGCCAAAGTTTGCGGGTTATAGTGGTAGCTGCGCCTGCGCGAGAGTTGTTCAGTGAAATGTTTGTCAGCTCCTGGTCGTCTCAGTTATTGGCTCATATGGACTGGTAATTATTATTCGAGAGGATCGCTAATGTAAGATATCATTGTGTAGAGCATATGCCTTTGATTGGAAAAACTAAGCTGTCATTGTCATGCTTAATTTTAGCTCAGGTTTTAATAGAACTTTAGACCATAGCCTATCGCATATCGCATGGAGGCTACCTTGATACGATATGCAAATGAGACTTGCAACAGTTAAATTTATGCAGTTTTCCTgaaatttcttttgaaaccaaaACCTACGCTTTTGTTATCAGTTACTTTTTAGTCAATTCTTTTTCTGTTGCACATACTAGTTTTATATATTGCGAAAGGGTGGTAAAGATTGAATTTCTGCTTTGCAAAATTCAGGTTGGAATGTTGTGCAGTAAGAATAACGATCTTGAATTCAGTTTACAAAACATTCTTGAATCCTAAAGGGGTTGCACATAAGGGTGGATCAAATAAGAATAAATGGAATGGAAAGCATCAGAATAAAATTTGGCTATTTCTGTCTCCGAACCTAATACCAAGAGTAGTTTGTCAGTTGCAGCTTTGGAGGAAGGGTAGCTGGGGCAGGAGATGAAGAACATTCAGTAGATTGAATAGGAACAGCAGGGAGATAGCAGATAGGCTTCTACCTTGCAGCAGGGAGGAGTTGATATATGAGGAAGGAAACTTGGTTAAAATTTTGCCCCATAATTGAAGTAATAGGTTCGTAGATCTTTATAGCGCTGCCCCTAACATGTTCTGTTAAGGAAATTTCCCAGCTAACACAAGCTATGATGCCATGATAGGACTATAGGAGACAGTACAAGCTATCAACTTAAACAAATCAAATCATAATTGACTTAAGGCATAAGAGATAATCTGACTCCACTGAATTTTCCATACCAGTGCTGCTGCATAGCCTATGGCCATGACACAATTGCATCACCAAAATTGCGAGCATGCCATTCTATTGCATAGATGCAGGTAATACCATCTGTTTATTACATCAGCATGGTGCCAAAACCTGCCCAATAGGCACTCTTGGTGATGAATTGGTACTGCAGGAACTGAAAACGAAAAGTGATTTTGGCATGAATGAGAAGCCTGCTGCCCTACCCATTATACTCACAGTAGTCTGATGCATTGCTTGTGTCTAGTGGAGGATGCAGAAAGAAATAATAAACGATAGTAAGTACTGACTGGTTTTAGCATCATGGAAGGTCAAATTTATTCTGATACATACACCAGCCTCAAATAGTTGGGCCTAGACGCTGATAAATGTGCCCACTTAAGATGCCTAATTTGAACCATATAATTTCAGAAAAGATCAAAAGATGTGATTTCGTAATATTTCTTTTCATTATTCCTCTAGTGTTGCAATTCTTTTTATCAATTGCCATTTTATTGTTTCCTTATAAACAATCTACTTTTCTTGACAAATTTACTCATTGGTAAAGATTGCATAAATAGTAAAAAGAAAATACTATGTTATGCTTTCTTGATGTGATTGGTCCATTTCTAGGTATGCAGT encodes the following:
- the LOC9267711 gene encoding casein kinase 1-like protein 2, translating into MEPRVGNKFRLGRKIGSGSFGEIYLGTNIQTNEEVAIKLENVKTKHPQLLYESKIYRILQGGTGIPNVRWFGVEGDYNVLVMDLLGPSLEDLFNFCSRKLSLKTVLMLADQMINRVEFVHSKSFLHRDIKPDNFLMGLGRRANQVYIIDFGLAKKYRDTSTHQHIPYRENKNLTGTARYASVNTHLGIEQSRRDDLESLGYVLMYFLRGSLPWQGLKAGTKKQKYEKISEKKVATSIEALCRGYPTEFASYFHYCRSLRFDDKPDYSYLKRLFRDLFIREGFQFDYVFDWTILKYQQSQIASAPPRAVGHGAGPSGLAPPALQNDRQSGVDEGRTSGWSSMDRRRAPPPIASVGTLAKQKAPVGNDASFSKEPVISASNFLGRSSGSSRRPAVSSSRDVMPIDTSEPSRTRATDASPGAFRRTSGPQKSSPVNSAEPKHSSSARHSSNVKNYESALKGIEGLNFDGDERVQY
- the LOC4327684 gene encoding probable cytokinin riboside 5'-monophosphate phosphoribohydrolase LOGL1, with the protein product MGDNSAAAAAVAAPRGRFGRICVFCGSNAGNRAVFGDAALQLGQELVSRGIELVYGGGSVGLMGLIAQTVLDGGCGVLGVIPKALMPTEISGASVGEVKIVSDMHERKAEMARQSDAFIALPGGYGTMEELLEMITWSQLGIHDKPVGLLNVDGYYDPLLALFDKGAAEGFIKADCRQIIVSAPTAHELLRKMEQYTRSHQEVAPRTSWEMSELGYGKTPEES